ATTTTCTCTTTTATGTTTAGGTTTTATTAATCAGAATAAGATAATCACTTGGGGCAATGGTGGGTGGGTTAGGGGGGGTCCTATTGCTATCCATCTAAAAAAATCTTCAGACaactttttattaattattaataataaatataaGTTTCATTAATTAGTTCACGGGTTAAGGTAATGACAAGAACATGATCTTTAATTAATAAAGTCAAAGAAAGAACATTTTCAGAGAACCAGATTCAATTTTGATACAGTACTTCTACGAAACATATCATTGCACGTTATTATGGAAATTCTTAATGTCTGTTATACATTGatcttaattaaaatattatggaCAGTTACCACCGAATGCATACATGACGTGATTTtgtaaagggaaaagggtcaaatatatccctcgactttagtttattggctaattttatcctccgttagtcaaagtagttaaatatacccctctgtTAGCCAAAGTACACAGATATACCGCTGAATGGATGGAAAATCTCAAATTAACCAAAATTACCCATTTAACTAAAATTACTCATGCCCTATCACTTCGACCCGATCCACAAAATTATtttgccgtttggccataaaaattattcacttttttccagaatttttcacttttttcacttttgggcgttttgccataaatattccgaatacaacttgaaaaacaagttttttgagttttaaaaaaaaaatgtttttttcacttttttacaactacatttcaccaaaaactacaattttaaaaactatgaccaaatacaactccaacttcaaaaattccaaaagaagtgaatttgtttttggtatctatggccaaacgcctactaacagttctagtatcatttttttttcaactcgACCATATGTTACTTTATACTTATAATTTCTTTGTAAAGTTCTTTTCTTCACACGatcaatatataaatacatcataTTTTTGTTATGTGTAGTAAAACTAAGAGTATACACAAATCTTATTAACTAAATCTTGTCTTATCTATGTATAATATAAGACACGTAGGACGATTTTAGTTACTAGATGAAAATTGAGTCTCTTGAGAAATGCATTTTTCTGCAAGTTTTATAGTTACAATATTAAATTCACAATGTTATGATGAAAATCATTGGCCTTTATTATATGTTGCAGTCAGAAGGAATATTAAACCAAATTGTATATAGTAACGACAAAACTAATTTATTAGCATGCAAGTACGAATTTATAAATAATGACAAGGATAAAAGTATTTTAATTTTCTTTAGAGATGGATTTACCCTTTTGATAAAAAGACATAAATCTTTACATTTTTCAAATAGTACTTTGTTTTGAAtataggagcccgtttggattggcttataagttggtgaaaacagcttataagctgttttcagtttttttgagtgtttgactggccagcttaaagccattttgtgcttaaaataattGGCCCGTTTAGCTTATCTTAtataaagcagcttataagccttttttttttgcgcggattgcccttcttttggggtggtctttaatttttacccctcatatttgtggtatttaaattatgcccctcatattgctgatctttaatttttgcccttcgcattgcaacactgagcgttcacgcagaaatcatgaggttctgagttcgaacccccgctcaagcataaattaaaaaagaaaaccgcaaggcaaggtttgggtcgcgtgtatgccggacccggcataaacttatgaaggaattaccaaagttatgccggacccggcatactcatgccttatgggtagagctgtcaatatgggcttggcccgcgaggccggcccaacccaacccttcatttaagtagggttgggctaggatttatttggcccatatagaagtgaggctcaaaagcccagcctctcttggcccaccggcctcaagggttgggctgaggccagcccttgaggccagaaaagaataataaattaattaatttttaaaaaaaatataagtaaattaaacaaaaagataaaagtaATGATTAAAAAAGAATGtacttactactaagtagtaaattagaaaataaagtaatactttttagtcatagaatttatattatgtttaatttcttttgaacgtgatctgaattagtgatcaaaaataataatttatatttgttctcttaaatttttttcttctatgatatgaTTTTGCTTAAGAATGGTgtggtagaagattctatttcatattgcataagtttcatgttcaaattgtaccaaaaatcacttagaaaatgttatttcggaagacgaaaaaacttaaagggCTGGCCCGTCCTAACCCGCGGCCCgcttagggctgggttgggctgccattttgtaggcccttcaattaaaagggccagcccgtcctagcccatttaattctttggccctttAGGGCTGGGTTGGGTTGGGCTGGGCCAGCCCATATTGACACCTCTACTTAtgagcagacttggcataagtatgccgggtccgacataactttggtaattccttcataagtttatgccgggtccggcataactttgagatctcatgtcaactttttacagatttttagtgacatcaaaatgctctattaaaattcaagtggtttttgtgtcaatgtggcctaaagactttctttgctacatttcctgtattggatatattataactgctcttgttaatatattatggggtagtgttagaaaagagtagttgtcgtgattttgttccattatatctaagcctagtttttcatgagtattaacactatgataattgttgacagcatttgcatgacgatgagtggaagaggccacgcacaaagtttttaccatgaagccttttagttctgtaataatattggaaggaggacaatgaaattcttcctaggtaccctcatccggtgggggcatacttttaatgggcaaacttttatgccggatcaggcataaacttgtgaaggaattaccaaagttatgccggacccaacatacttatgccaagtctgcccataaggcataaggaTGCCGGGACCGGCATAAGtttgataattccttaacaagtttatgccgttgggggcatacttttaatgggcaaacttttatgccggatccggcataaacttgtgaaggaattatcaaagttatgccggactcggcatacttatgccaagtctgcccataaggcataagtatgtcgggtccagcataactttggtaattccttcacaagtgtatgtcggtgggggcatagcgaatttaaactctgccttgcgatttttttttaaaattttgactgtgtgggggttcgaacctggaacccatggggtttagccgaagggcaaaacttaaagatttcaaatatgaggggcaaaatttaaagaccaccccaaaagaagggtaattctgcgaattgccccttATAAGctgataaataaaataaaaaaaaaattggggtagcccaactaatttgttttgacttataagctattttcagcttataaactgttttttttAAGCCATCGTTCCAGATCTAGGCATTACATAAAGGAAATAATGCGATAGAAAATTTAATAATTAAATATACATCCCACTTCTTTTTATATTAGGAATTCGAATGCAGCACTTTGAAAGAAAAATGGAGCCAAAAGCAgtaatttgaaaaatattgttGATTTTCTTTCCAAAAGGGGATATATAGCTTAAACATTAAAACAAAAAAATCGCCATAGTTGTGAGTAAAATCATGGGGACAACAAACACGCGGCAATCATTCATTGGTTAATTCGAAAAACATCTACCCGCATGATGACCTTTCTCTTTTGTCTTTCATCCTTAGTTTAAAGATTACAAAACACACTACTGCGTTGAAAGATTACTTATTTTGTCCCAAACACTGCACTCTACGCCTCCAACTCCAACGCTATAcatttctttctctctttctctctctaccATTCACTCTCCATTTTTTCTCTTTAATAACTTTGTGTACATACATTTTTattaataaatgaaaaaataaagagagaaagaagatcATTTGAGAAAAGAGTAAAGCGAAATCCATTGACAACAGTCTATTGTAGGGTTTTCTTTCAAATTGGGGGAAAACCCATTCTTTAGAATTTCTTTTTGTACTAAGAGTGTTTTAATGTTTTGTTCTAACTGATATTTAGTTCAAAGGAACTAAAATGTCGGTTCGGCTATGACCCGGATTTTTCCGATCTAGCTTGGGAATTTAAGATCTCTGCCTTCACATTGCTTTGGTGAGTTTTGATTTCTATGATCGTCTTATTATTTTtcctaatttttaatttttagtctgtgtttttttttttcacttgctTTAGCTCATCATTTTACTACTCATATTGTTATTGGTCTTTGTGCTTGACCTGTGAAGACTTCAATAATTTAGAAGTATTTAAAAGATTGTACATTGGATTGTTTTAGTATTGGAAATTATGTTCTGCCTATAACTGGATCTGAATGAAATGTGCTGTTCAGCAATGTACCTTATGTTGAGATGACCCATTTTTCGGATAAGATCTATCATATTTTAAAAGACTGTGGGTGTGTTTGgttatgaaggaaaatgttttcttggaaaacaagtcggttttttacttattttctagtgtttggtaagcAGACAAAAAATTATTATCCCAAGAGGGTTTTGTATGTAACCTAGCAATACCTGTGGGGGTGGGGGTTCAGGGGTGGCGGGGGGTGGGATGGTCAAGGGGTGCGGATTGGGGGCATTGGATGGGTGAggaggagacaatgaacttgaCGTGTCACTTATGGAAGTCATTTACCTTATTTTTAAGGttcttgttttcctagagaaaatgttctCCAAACATTTCGACCAACCAAACTTGGGAAAATTGGAACCAAACACACGCTGTGTcttattcccttttttttttatgcttATGGAACTACTGGATATTAGCATACTACTTCAGCTTCTCAACACAGACTTACTATTCTTTCTTCTGAATGCCTGTGGAATTGTTATGTTTGTATGCCTGTGGAATTGTTATGCACTTAAGATTTGGATTTTTGGAAGTGGGCTGCGCTCATTGTTGATTGTATTTGTCTGAAAAGAGGCAGGGAGGTTATATGAAAGAAGCTAAAGGGAACATTGTGCTGTTTTAGTGAGGAGGAGGGCGGAGATGGAATCTGATTCGCTCCTTGATTATGCTGTCTTCCAGCTGTCACCAAAGCGCTCTCGGTGAGTGGTGGATATACTTTTgtttatgtatgaaaatgtataATGAATGCACTAATATTTCTGGTATTGCTGGAATTGTTTGGGCAGATGCGAATTGTTTGTTTCTCGCGGTGGAAACACAGAGAAACTAGCATCAGGATTGTTGAAGCCTTTTGTGACCCATTTGAAGATTGCAGAAGAGCAAGTTGCATTGGCTGTTCAGTCTATCAAGCTTGAAGTTGAAAGGCGCAGAAAGGCTGAATCATGGTTCACAAAAGGAACCCTAGAAAGGTAATGTCTTTGCCAGCTTTCGCAAACAAAATACGAGGGAAAATGAAGAATGATATGATTTCGTCTCTTCCTCTGCAGGTTTGTGAGGTTTGTCAGCACGCCAGAAGTTCTGGAGCTTGTCAACACATTAGATGCTGAGATGTCCCAGCTTGAAGCAGCTCGGAAGTTATATTCGCAGGTGGCAAACACTGTCATAGACTCACTGTAACCTCCATTTAGAATTGACTAAGATTATCAGATAATAACGGAATTCACTTGTTCCTTCCTTTATTTCAGGGAACAGCTGATCAGTTTAATGGGATCGGTAAGATTACCCAATAAGCAAATTTGAGCTTTCACATTTCGTCAAGTAATTTATATATGTAACCTTAGAACTTAGAAAAAACAAGACTGCCTGTGTGACCTTAAATTAGCTCCCATCTCGTCTAATTGGTCATCTCCTTAAACATCTATTCATTCTCTTGTTTTGTCTATTGCTGTTTCAGTTGTTAGTATCACATCATGCGATCCATAATTTTCACTAGAAAGCATATGCAAATACTGAATCATTCTAGATTCTAGTTTCCATCTTACTGTGGTCTAGGTGGAGAATAAGCCAAGGTTAGGATCGTTGGATTTGGGAGATATGATGTTTTCTGCATGGTGTTTATGTCTGTTCTTCATGTGGAAGCTTTGCTGCCTGGCCTTGAGATTAATTGTTTCATCTTAATATATGTTGCTGTTATTAACTTCGAGCATGAAATTTGAAGACTGAATTTATTAAGAACCTTTTTGTTTTAGCCCACTGATTCTACAGCCCTATAGTGGTGTTTATCTGACAATCTCTTTTTCCTTTATTACTTAATCCAGGTAGTGGTGGATCTGATGCTACAAAGTAACTTCCTTACTCTGCTTCGTCATGCATTCATTGCTTGTTACCGTTGGTTTTTGATTTGCTTCCAATTAAGCATCTTCATTTCATGTTAACTACTACCTATTTACAGGAAGGAGCTACTGCGAGCAATTGATGTGAGACTTACTACAGTTCAACAGGACTTATCTACAGCTTGTTCTCGTGCAGCAGCTGCTGGTTTCAATCTGGAGACGGTATCTGAACTTCATACTTTTTCAGAACGGTTTGGTGCCCCTAGATTGAAGTAAGATCCTGTTGCTTTGACTTTGTCCATAGATTTTCTCAGCCCCTCCTTCATCCCTTCCTCTCTGCATATCTGCTTGCAAAGAATTATGGCTCGTCAAAATATCCTAATTGTTATAGTTTAACATAGGAGGGCACTGCTGTTTGGATTTTCTGTGTCTGCCTAATGACTGCCTGGTGGCCATTGTGTTTAATCTAATTGGTTAACCAAAGAAAGGGGAACAAATGTTTGGTTCAGGGTATACTTGTTGGAGATGAAATTTTCGGTGGTTAGGTGATGTTGACTAAGAACGCAAGTAAAAGACTAAATATAGTTGCTTTGAGGCACGGAAAACTTCTTTTTCTGTTTGAGGCCTGACCTTGAAGTAAAAAATTGACTGTAATGATGGCCCAACAAATAACATTATACCAATATGGTGCCCCTTATCTCTGGGTAAGAATAGATATTAGTTGTAGTGCTTGGTTTCAGAATGATGACATGTTTCTAAGATCAACCGGACTGATTGGTTGATCTAGTAAAATTGAGAACTGTGTACCTCTCTGGTCCAGATGGTGGTATATTAGCTAGATCTATATTACTTTGTAGTTCGATTCTCAGCATCTAGGTAAATCTGCGTCATAGTTTGGGAGAAGCTGGAAGAGGTTAATGAAGCAAACTGTGTTTCTAGAAACTTGAACTGCGCTTATTTCTCATTAAGGTCCAGGGTAAAGCACAATCACAAGGCCTTATATCAACATATCAAAGGTCAGAAACACCTATCTAATTATGAATGCTAGAATAAGACTGAAGAAGTAAAGTGAAATTAAGAAAAATGAGATCTAGCTGGCAGATGTGCATGGATAATTTTATTTGAGGTCATACATAGCTCTTAGTATTCTACTTTATTTACAATACTATAATTTATGTCTTGAAGTTTGAAGTATGACACTGATGCCATCCAGTTTAATGAATGGGCGAGTGGGTTTAACTTCTTAGATGACTTGCAGACTAGTCTCCATGGCTCTCTGCATTGAGAATATTGGTTGGGAAGGTTGGTGAATTTAAAATGCAATGATATTAAGACTCTTCAGATTCTCTTGGTTCCTACAGTTTCCCCGCAATAAAATTGGAAGAGTGATTCTGACATGCCTATAACGACATCCACTAGACAGTTGAATTTAACTCTGAAGTCCAGAATGAAATGAAATTTTCTTGAGCTACCTTTATAGCACTCTTGTGTCGAAGCCCTTTGATTGATTCAACTGATTATACTAGTTAAACTAGTGAAAGGCTAAACTCCCTAATCAATGCTAGTTACGTGACTGTTGGAGGAGAAACCACTGTTAGAAATGTTCACGTAGAAACTCCTCTTTCATCTGCAGGTATAGACTTCTTTGGGTCTTATCCGTTTCCAAGGTAAATCAATAGGGAaacccacatttttattaatcttgcttcaaaaattcctTTTCATGGGCATCTCCCTCTAGATTTTATTCTTGAGTATATTTAGTTTATCAGTAGGAAGCCTATGAGTACTCTTTCGTTTGATCAATAAGAATGGTGTCAGGAAAGAGAATGGAGAGAGGAAAAGAGAACTTTTATGTTCCTTTCTTCCTTGTCACTCAAATAACTGAGGAAAGGAGAGTGAACATTAAATGGAACTAAGATTTGAATAAAGTATATCTAGTTTGACAAGGGGGGTTTGAATCAAATAGTTTCTCTTTAAAAAACTGCTTGTATGATATTATTTCAACCATGTGGTTTTTCGAAATATGTGTTGTTTCTTGCTTCAAAAAAGAGAAAATTGCTTGCCAATTATATCTTATTTTATACCAtaatataaatattttggaaaaGGTTAGATTGTAGCTTATTTTTATAAATTACAAACTTCAATTCAGAACTGTAAAATGTTTTGACTTATATAAGATTTTTATCACAATTAAATTAAGATATCAATTAATTTggctatttttaaaagcttgctTATTTTTATAAATTTCAAACTTCAATTCAGAACTGTAAAATGTTTTGACTTATATAAGATTTTTATCACAATTAAATTAAGATATCAATTAATTTggctatttttaaaagctttccCCCCTATATTtgcttatcctttttttttttttttggactacaCGGTTATCAATAAAACACATTAAGGGCGTATATATTTTTGTTGATTTAATTTTcgcattggaaaaaaaaaagattttcatttacgacttatacGGTTCCTTTGTTTTTTCAGCGAGGCCTGCAACAAATTTTTAACGTTAAAGGAGAGGCGGCCAGAATTAATCAACTTACGGAAAGTAGATGATGGAGCCGTACGATGTTCTTACGGATCCGACATGTCCATTGACGAGGACCCCACTACTCCAGTCCAGCAACCTACTGGGTCCCACTCAGCCGGCCCCGAAATATCCTCAACGTGTCACCAACCAAAAAGAGAGTCCAGCTTGGAACCAGACATAGACAAGAGTAACGAAAAGGAAAAAGAGGAAGAGGTTACAGAGGAAGAGAAATCAGCTGATCAAGCGAAACTGAAAAGGCGGTTAAGCGTGCAGGAACGAATCAGCATGTTTGAGAACAAGCAGAAGGAGAATAATTCTGGGGGAAGTGGTAAGTCTGCTGTGGCGAAAACAACCCCAGAGCTACGTAGGTTGTCGTCTGATGTGGCGGTTCCGCCTGTGTTGAGAAGATGGAGTGGTGCTAGTGATATGAGTATTGATTTGGGTGGTGATAGGAAGGATAATGAGAGCCCTCTATGCACACCATCTTCTGGCTCGGTACCTCAGTCCAAATCCAATGAGCAAAAGTCATTGAGTTCGACCGGTGCAACTGTACTTAGTGGAAGCGAAATGGACAACCATAGTAATTCTTCTAGGGATGTACAAGATTCTCCGAGGACCAGGCCAAACTCGAATTCGGGCATTGTTGACGTTGATCAGGGCCGTGGGAAGACGAGGTCAAGCTCACATATAAGCGGGGCTGAGGATAAGAGTGTAAAAAATCAACTGGATACCGGAGGGCCATTCTCCACTTCTCAAGGCGGTACGGAGCTTGAGAGGAGTGCAGGACAAGTTAGTCCTCAGACCAAGATTTGGCAGGATACTGGATCAACTGATCATTTGGTTTCGAGGCGGGATAAAGCTCCTCCAAGGACTGGGGGACCCGCTGCACAGTTGGATAGCGGTTCTAGATCAAGAGTTACAGAAACTTCTGCTGCTAAAGTCTTCGAAGGTAATTCACCGAATCTCCAGTCAAGATGGCAATCACTTTCTGAAACTGGGGAAGTTGAAAAGGATGAGTTGTCCCCATCTGAGAAATTATCTAGTGCTTCTCAATCAAAGGTCAAAGAGCTTGGACGTGAACCAATGAAATTTAAGAAACAAGGTAAAGTGGTTTTGGGCGCTGAGGAGGGGCTTGACTCATTTTCGACACCCCCTATCGAGCAAGTTCAGAGGGTACGACAGCCCAAAGCAAACCAGGAAATGAATGATGACTTGAAAACGAAAGCTAATGAGCTAGAAAAGCTTTTTGCTGAACACAAATTACGTGCTCCTGGCGATAAATCTAATTCTACCAAGAGAAGCAGGCCAGGTGACGTGCAAAACCGTCCAGCTGTTAGTTCATCCTACAGGAAATCTGTGGTAGATAATATTAGTAATGCTAGGACTTCTGACAGTTACACATTTGATGAACCTGCTTCAGGTTCCAAGGATGTTCTAAATAGTAATTTCTCTGAACTAAGTTTTTCGGAGGGTTCTCGAGGGAAATCCTATGAGAGTTATATGCAGAAAAGGGATACAAAACTCAGGGAAGAATGGAATTCTAAGGGAGCAGAGAAGGAAGCCAAACAGAGGGCTATGGAGAATAGCCTTGAGAGGAGTAGAGCTGAGATGAAGGCTAAGTTTGCTGGATCTGCTGATAAGGACAGTATGGTTTCTAGTTCCCATATGCGTGCTGACAGACTCAGATCATATAATTCGAGATCTATTCTAAGGAGAGACCAGGTATAGTTCTTTTTCTAGTCTGTAATACATATAGCAATACTACCTACGCATATATAAGGTAGCTGTTCcattttttgttctttttgttTGGTTCTCTTGCGATACATGTAACTGACCCTGAAACAATTTGTTTTGGCAGCAACAATTAGTTTTTGAGCAAAGTGATGACGAAGAAGATATGTCTGATGTTCGTAAAAGCACTCGGGGTAAGAAGCCTTTACCTGTCAAAGGTTTGTCTTCATCCACACCTCGCACCACAGTAGCACCTGTTCCGAGGTCTTCTGGGAAAGCTTCTAATAATACATCAGGTAGGCGGAGAATTCAATCTGAAAATCCTCTGGCACAGTCTGTCCCAAACTTCTCTGAAATGAGAAAGGAGAACACCAAGCCTTCTTCCACAGCTGGTAAGACAACTCGTTCACAACTTAGAAATTACACCCGGAGCAAAAGCACAAATGAAGAGGTACCCCTTATCAAGGAGGACAAATCACGAAGATCACAATCCTTGAGAAAAAGCTCTGGCAATATTGTGGAATTTAGGGAGACTTCCACTTTCGATTCTGATGGCGTTGTTCTGACTCCTCTCAAGTTTGACAAAGACGAGATGGAGCGGAGTAGCACTGATAAA
The nucleotide sequence above comes from Lycium barbarum isolate Lr01 chromosome 3, ASM1917538v2, whole genome shotgun sequence. Encoded proteins:
- the LOC132633508 gene encoding uncharacterized protein LOC132633508 isoform X2; its protein translation is MESDSLLDYAVFQLSPKRSRCELFVSRGGNTEKLASGLLKPFVTHLKIAEEQVALAVQSIKLEVERRRKAESWFTKGTLERFVRFVSTPEVLELVNTLDAEMSQLEAARKLYSQGTADQFNGIGSGGSDATKKELLRAIDVRLTTVQQDLSTACSRAAAAGFNLETVSELHTFSERFGAPRLNEACNKFLTLKERRPELINLRKVDDGAVRCSYGSDMSIDEDPTTPVQQPTGSHSAGPEISSTCHQPKRESSLEPDIDKSNEKEKEEEVTEEEKSADQAKLKRRLSVQERISMFENKQKENNSGGSGKSAVAKTTPELRRLSSDVAVPPVLRRWSGASDMSIDLGGDRKDNESPLCTPSSGSVPQSKSNEQKSLSSTGATVLSGSEMDNHSNSSRDVQDSPRTRPNSNSGIVDVDQGRGKTRSSSHISGAEDKSVKNQLDTGGPFSTSQGGTELERSAGQVSPQTKIWQDTGSTDHLVSRRDKAPPRTGGPAAQLDSGSRSRVTETSAAKVFEGNSPNLQSRWQSLSETGEVEKDELSPSEKLSSASQSKVKELGREPMKFKKQGKVVLGAEEGLDSFSTPPIEQVQRVRQPKANQEMNDDLKTKANELEKLFAEHKLRAPGDKSNSTKRSRPGDVQNRPAVSSSYRKSVVDNISNARTSDSYTFDEPASGSKDVLNSNFSELSFSEGSRGKSYESYMQKRDTKLREEWNSKGAEKEAKQRAMENSLERSRAEMKAKFAGSADKDSMVSSSHMRADRLRSYNSRSILRRDQQQLVFEQSDDEEDMSDVRKSTRGKKPLPVKGLSSSTPRTTVAPVPRSSGKASNNTSGRRRIQSENPLAQSVPNFSEMRKENTKPSSTAGKTTRSQLRNYTRSKSTNEEVPLIKEDKSRRSQSLRKSSGNIVEFRETSTFDSDGVVLTPLKFDKDEMERSSTDKFPKSSGSRTLLKKGKNTDLSSRGGLTKTRASAVSKIVDDNDEYDDMVFEPEDSEGRGQDEEEFENMTAEIQEKFDNGEPRLTNDTEKLENSGSENGDVLRSFSRVNSASEAVLPSIVSNKLLSGGLVQDSPGESPISWNAHVNHPFSYPHEMSDVDASVDSPVGSPASWNSHSLSQTDSDAARMRKKWGMAQKPMLVANSSHNQSRKDTSKGFKRFLKFGRKNRGTDNLVDWISATTSEGDDDTEDGRDPSNRSSEDLRKSRMGFSQEHPSDDSFYEIQALRSSIPAPPANFKLREDHLSGSSIKAPRSFFSLSTFRSKGSDSKPK
- the LOC132633508 gene encoding uncharacterized protein LOC132633508 isoform X1, which codes for MESDSLLDYAVFQLSPKRSRCELFVSRGGNTEKLASGLLKPFVTHLKIAEEQVALAVQSIKLEVERRRKAESWFTKGTLERFVRFVSTPEVLELVNTLDAEMSQLEAARKLYSQGTADQFNGIGSGGSDATKKELLRAIDVRLTTVQQDLSTACSRAAAAGFNLETVSELHTFSERFGAPRLNEACNKFLTLKERRPELINLRKVDDGAVRCSYGSDMSIDEDPTTPVQQPTGSHSAGPEISSTCHQPKRESSLEPDIDKSNEKEKEEEVTEEEKSADQAKLKRRLSVQERISMFENKQKENNSGGSGKSAVAKTTPELRRLSSDVAVPPVLRRWSGASDMSIDLGGDRKDNESPLCTPSSGSVPQSKSNEQKSLSSTGATVLSGSEMDNHSNSSRDVQDSPRTRPNSNSGIVDVDQGRGKTRSSSHISGAEDKSVKNQLDTGGPFSTSQGGTELERSAGQVSPQTKIWQDTGSTDHLVSRRDKAPPRTGGPAAQLDSGSRSRVTETSAAKVFEGNSPNLQSRWQSLSETGEVEKDELSPSEKLSSASQSKVKELGREPMKFKKQGKVVLGAEEGLDSFSTPPIEQVQRVRQPKANQEMNDDLKTKANELEKLFAEHKLRAPGDKSNSTKRSRPGDVQNRPAVSSSYRKSVVDNISNARTSDSYTFDEPASGSKDVLNSNFSELSFSEGSRGKSYESYMQKRDTKLREEWNSKGAEKEAKQRAMENSLERSRAEMKAKFAGSADKDSMVSSSHMRADRLRSYNSRSILRRDQQQLVFEQSDDEEDMSDVRKSTRGKKPLPVKGLSSSTPRTTVAPVPRSSGKASNNTSGRRRIQSENPLAQSVPNFSEMRKENTKPSSTAGKTTRSQLRNYTRSKSTNEEVPLIKEDKSRRSQSLRKSSGNIVEFRETSTFDSDGVVLTPLKFDKDEMERSSTDKFPKSSGSRTLLKKGKNTDLSSRGGLTKTRASAVSKIVDDNDEYDDMVFEPEDSEGRGQDEEEFENMTAEIQEKFDNGEPRLTNDTEKLENSGSENGDVLRSFSRVNSASEAVLPSIVSNKLLSGGLVQDSPGESPISWNAHVNHPFSYPHEMSDVDASVDSPVGSPASWNSHSLSQTDSDAARMRKKWGMAQKPMLVANSSHNQSRKDTSKGFKRFLKFGRKNRGTDNLVDWISATTSEGDDDTEDGRDPSNRSSEDLRKSRMGFSQEHPSDDSFYESEFFSEQVQALRSSIPAPPANFKLREDHLSGSSIKAPRSFFSLSTFRSKGSDSKPK